The stretch of DNA AGCTTGGAAAATATTTTGAAAGGATTGACTCACCATTCTTTAAAGTAACCCTAACTTCAACACCAATTCCTCTACCAGTACCTGCATCAAAATAAATACCATCTTTTAATATCGGGGGAGTCGCTTTTATTTTTTTTTCATATTCAGCTCCTGATTTTAACCAAGATTCTGCTTCTTTATATGTTTTAAAAGATTTATACCTTGCTTTTTTACCAGATGTTTCATTTTTACACTGATTCCAAGTTTCAACTATATTACTTTCTTTAGATTCAGTTAAAAAATAAGCATAAAATTTTGTTTTCATAAAATCCTCCTTGATATAATTATACATGAAAAATATGAAAATTCAACTGAAAGAAAAAAAGTTTATAAAATTTTGTAGACATCAATAAATAACTTGCAAACTAAAGGGGAATATGATACAATTTCTTGTGAAATTAATAAGTCTATTATTGAAGGAGGGTAAGAAATGAGAAAAGGAATACATCCAGATTATAAAATTGTTAATGTTGAATGTACTTGTGGAGAAAAGTTTCAAACTAGATCTACTTATGCTAAAGGAGATATGAAAATAGCAGTATGTTCAAAATGTCATCCATTCTACACAGGTAAAGCTAAGTTCTTAGATACTGCTGGTAGAGTTGACAAATTCAACAAAAAATATAAGCTTAATAAATAAGATGCAGGAAAAAGCAGGACTTGTGTCCTGCTTTTTTATGAAATTTTTTATATATAATTCAGGAGGAGATCTATGGCAGTAGTTGAAATTAAACATCCATTAATCGAGCATAAACTTACACATTTAAGAGACAAGAACACTGATACAAAAACATTTA from Fusobacterium sp. IOR10 encodes:
- a CDS encoding ribonuclease H family protein produces the protein MKTKFYAYFLTESKESNIVETWNQCKNETSGKKARYKSFKTYKEAESWLKSGAEYEKKIKATPPILKDGIYFDAGTGRGIGVEVRVTLKNGESILSKYFPSLEINEFGNYLTKPGKTNNFGELAGMYLALHIAIDEKIMCIFGDSSLVINYWSKGIIKNSVSQETQRLAQKVKIKREIFEKLGGSIEHISGDFNPADLGFHK
- the rpmE gene encoding 50S ribosomal protein L31, with protein sequence MRKGIHPDYKIVNVECTCGEKFQTRSTYAKGDMKIAVCSKCHPFYTGKAKFLDTAGRVDKFNKKYKLNK